The following DNA comes from Centroberyx gerrardi isolate f3 chromosome 4, fCenGer3.hap1.cur.20231027, whole genome shotgun sequence.
tacagaaaatatggtaaatactacagaaaatatggtaaatactgcagaaaatatggtaaatactacagaaaatactgtctCAGCTTTCAGACGGTAAGTTCAGATggtttgctgactgactgtttctcCCGTCCGTCTGTCAGGAGATCGAGCGTCTGAAGAACGAGAAGCCGACCTGGGAGCGTCAGACCCGGTGGGCGGGGCTCCGGTCGGTGTTTGGCGGCCAGCCATCTCTGCTCTGGATCAACCCCTTCGCTGGACTCAGACTGCCGACCTTCCTGCCCAAACGCACCCGGAGGGGCGGGGCGGAGTTCTCCGTCTGAGGAACTGTCACTCAAACCCCCGGTGAGATTTCTCCTGCCGCCGTCGAACCGAACCGGAGCGGGAGCGTGCGGCGCCGCTGACGGAGGAACCGGCTGGGTGGGCGGAGCTTAATCAAAATGTGAAACCTTCCACCCTGTTGAGCGATGTCGTCCTGCCCGGACTCTCCCTGTGGCAGCAGGACGGCCTGGTGTTCAGAGAGACCGTCCAACCAGACGAACCGGGTTAAAACCTGCTGAAGGATCCAgaccttgacctctgacccctgatccctgacccctgacccctgacctcgctgtggaggagaaagagaaaagacaactTCCCCACTGGGAGCGATGAAGTATCTCCTCGCCCCTCAGAGTGCTGGACGCTGCTGGATGTGACTCCCAAACAAAACTTATATTTTGATTCTGTCGTCTGTTCGATCctgggaagaaagaaagaaactgttTCAGAGGAACGTTTTATTGATTTGccggtttcttcttcttctctcagcTGTTTCATATCTTACTGTCAAGACGTTTTCCACTgacctcagtctgtctgtctgcagtgtgttCACAGTAGAAAGTCTGAGCGCTGTCAGCTGATCTGTTTTCAGTTTTAGAGCTGAAATGTCTCAGCTGTCAAACGCCCCTCCACTTTCTGCCTTAAAGGATCAGTTCAGTGATttagttcctctatataactcctctcttcctcctgtagctgttggacccacagacagtattgtctgtagttgttggacccacagacagtattgtctgtagttgttggacccacagacagtactgtctgtagttgttggacccacagacagtattgtctccagtcagctgtcagttgaagctccgctgcctcttgctgcaacaatgaggccaaactgtttgtcagaatatctccagagaAGCCGACCGACATATTTCTCTCGGCGGCCCGGAAAGcggcggcaccgaccgtttccactcggcggatcgtcttctaccgaactctaccgtttacgatctgacccgaccgtccggaaccagatcactccgccaggaaccgcctttcacctcacagcgctctgtgctgcgcagagaaaaatagttctgtgatttcctgattaatGAACAGACAGCTGATCTGGagacagtactgtctgtgggtccaaggactacagacaatactgtctgtgggtccaaggactacagacaatactgtctgtgggtccaaggactacagacagtactgtctgtgggtccaaggactacagacagtactgtctgtgggtccaaggactacagacaatactgtctgtgggtccaaggaCTACAGGACTacaggatgaagagaggaattaTGTAGAGGAACTAAATCAATCAACTGATCCTTCAAGGTTTTCAAACTGATGCAAGGAAACTCGAGCTCTAATCATATTTACCTCCTTCAGTTGCCAGCTGGCCTTCTCTTACACACAAATCCATTTGCCTTTATATTGTTGCTGACTCCTACAGCTGGTTGGCTCATTATCACTGACTGAAAGAAGGTAAATTAGCTGTTTAGATCATAATGAATAATATGAAGGCTGCTGTTTAGAGTTGTTTCCAAAACGCTGCCAGTGAGCCAGCTGAAAGCAGGGATGCTGTGCGTCTGGACAGTttggaaaagtctggaaaattaCTGTTTGgataatttccaggtcttgaaatgTTTGGAAGGGAATGGAAGAATCTTGTTTGGTCCCAGGATTTTGTGCAGCGGTCGACTCATGCCGTCACCGTCATCGTACCTCATGTTGAACACCAACCAAAATCTTCATGCTGCACTGAAATGAAGTTCTGGAAAAAGGAAAGTGAACGTTGGAGTGCAGACTGTGTGGGAGTGAGACGGAGCCTCGTGTTTCAGATTGCGTTCAGCATCAAACCTCAGTTACCTCCTGTCCGTTCCTCTGAAggcttttgatgtttttacctCAGCGCCGCCGCTCCGGCCGGCCGGACGCCGTTCGCTGTCCTGAACCGAGACGAGCGGAGCGGCGGTCTgcatgtttctctctcagtaTTTCATGCTGCTCTCCTCCGGCTCAGAGGAGTTTCCTCACTGATTGTACACTGAATTATCCTCAACAAACTCGAATGAATAATCTGTCCTCATGTATTTATCACTCCGAATGAAATCGGAGCGTCTGCAGGTCCTGTAAAcgtcttaaaatgtcttgtaTCTAAACTCAAGGCCCTAAACGGTCTTGAAATAAAGAATTCTTACATTTAGAAGTCTAAATGTCTTACATTTAGTTTTacaactttttaaaatgttatgctttctctgtgtttctgtctttccaGTGAAGAATCACTCCAGTCCTGCAGACcttttattctgattttcaTTTCCATGTTGTTATTTGACCACAAATGAAGTTCCCCCACtagaaaaataaagttatttgaattgaatttgtatTTGCTTGTTACTGAAATCATCACATTTCAGTTTTACAATGCAAGATTGTAATGTATTGTTGAGAATGACTATCAACAGAACTGTAATCTGAGAGTATATggtgtgaaatgaaaaaaaaaatgttagattTAATTCAGTCTTGATTACTGAAATCCTATCAGAAAAGTTAAGTGTAGAATAATCGgtttattgtttttgtcatttatcaggtaaaaatatcaaacatttgctggttccagcttcacaaatgttaagatttgctgcttttctctgtttcatctctttattaaatgaatctttgtgtttctgtctgctgctcagactgaggaagaaacctgaagaatcactttggactctgaacTGAGACatctgtcattatttttgacattttagagactaaatgattaaatgGGAACCAGTTTGGCTGGTAAACTCTAGAGTTCCTCATTGGGACAGAACTGGTTATATTTGCTGGTTGTCTCTCTGGTTGTTTTTCGTCCTTCTTGCCTCCAGCTGTGAAGGATCCCAGTTTTCCCACAGCGGAGGAAACCTTTCAGCTGGTTAATCATTTCTGTCCTGAGCCGCTCCGCTCTGCCATCAGACTCTCTGCAGCTTCCATTTAGTGTAGAAAAACTTGCTTCCAGCCATGTTGTGTGGGACGTCCTGCCTGGTGGTGTTGCTGCTGGGAGCGGCGGGCGGCGGGACCGGCCCGCGCCCCGACACGGCCGACCAGGAGCTGTTCTGGGGCGCCGACCAATACGACTTCTCCGTGGTTCTTCCTGCGGCGGGGATGGAGTGTTTCTGGCACTTCGCTCACCGGGGGGAACGCTTCTACCTGACCTTCATGGTGAGCCGAGCCGCATGACGGGATTCAGATTGTTGTTCAAAAGTTATTTTGTGGTGCGAGGTACTCAAAGTATTCTGTCgaagaaatgtttttaatgaaatgtgGTAAATGGGATTCTTCCTGCTGAGGTtcagtttgtgtatttttctaaaataaaaggTCGAGACATGAAAGTGCTGAAAGTATCGTGTGATATCCTGGGTCAACATGTTGATGAAAatagttttctgtctgtctgtcttcctgtctgtctgtctgtctgtctgtctgtctgtctgtctgtctgtctgtctgtaggtcCAGTGGGTGACGGGAGTCGGCCATGACAGACACCTGTCAGTCACCGTCAACACTCCCAGCAGTCTGTTGGTGTCGACTGTTGATGATGCGACAGGTCAGATCAACTTTGAGGCCGAGGAAACAGGTcagtgactgtctgtctgtctgcctgtctgtctgtctgtctgcctgtctgtctgtctgcctgtctgtctgtctgcctgtctgtctgtctgcctgcctgtctctctctgtctgcctgtctgtctgcctgtcttcctgtctgtgtctgtctctctgcctgcctgtctgtgtctgtctgtctgtctgtctgtctgtctgtctgtctgtctgtctgtctgtcttcctgacAGTTTAACTTTAAACAAATCAGTCCAATAGAAACTGCTTTAGTTTTCCTTTTCCACTTTTGTAAAAGAAGCTGCAGTCCCAGCCCACATGAAGTTATGTAACTCTTCTTTGTGCTGTGAAATTAGAGTGAGCTGTCACTACACCCAAACTACACCCAAACTACACCCAAACTACACCCTAACTACACCCAAActactacacctacactacaccaaAACTGCAgaaagtacacaaaaaacacacaaagaaacaacaCTACCTTAAATCTACGCTACGCTGAAACTACatcaaaactaaaacaaaactaCACTGCAACTACAAGGTAACTACACAGAACTTTAATCAATCCTACAACCAAACTACATCACAACTATACAGAAACTACACCAAAACTACACTGAACCACTTGCACTTCACCAAAACTACACAGAAATGACATCTAAACTACATTGCAGCCACACCACACAGAAGCTCCACCAACAGTACACTGGGagataaaatgaaattacaCCTGCACATCTAAACTACACCCATACACAACTACACCGCAACTACACTGTATTCACACTGAAACGTCACCAAAAGTACACCAAAaccacactacactacactaaaaGTACACCAAGACTGCTTCTAAACTATACTGCAACTACACCTCATCTACACTGAAACAAAAACTGCTCTGAAAACTTATATTAAacttatatattgcatatatcttaatatatttgaaattttcttttacttttaaaCAGAATATAATTCAAAGCTTTtgtgttctagtgttgaaactGTGATCTGTGACGTTTAATCCATTCGCTCTGTCCTTATTTCTATTGTTTTCctctgtatcctgttactatctgctgctgcagcgactCACTTTCCCCACAGATCAATGAAGTTTGACTCGACTTGATTAATGCATGCTTACAGTAAGGCATACTGAAAACAGCGcagaattttacattaaaaaaaacactaaaatcctaagtcataaacataaaaagagcTCATTTGTACATGTGAAACAAGACAAAGTgcaaaagtgttgcatttttCAGTCTATTAATTGAATCTGTTTAATTGTCTTCAGACCAATCTGCATGTCATGTTCATGTTCGGcatgttctttctctctatctgttgtATTCTCTCTCTATATTCTGTCTCATATATTCTGCACCCGTCCAGGTTTCTATCAGATGTGCTTCAACAACTTCCACAACCGCTTCGGCAGCATGCAGGTCTTCCTCAGCTTCGGCGTTTATTACGACGGCCACCAGGACGCCGCCAAGcgcaaggaggaagagaagaagaagaaagaggaagtcAGCAAAGACCTGAACAACACGCTGACCACCATAGAGGTAGACGCAACTTCCTGTTTGGCCCGCTGTCGTCTCGGCGATACCGGACAGTGAAGAAGAACGGGCGTGGCAgcgcactgcagcagcaaatactcaactatgacacacacacacacacacacacacagtttctgtcacactcatgcacacacagcttAATGTTTTACCCTTTCTACGTTGTACTGGGCTTTTGGCTTCCtcttgatttatttttgttttttaatcaaaatttgaAGTTTTGTTAAATCCCGTACTTGATGAAGGTAGCAGGATATattcgctgtcaggtgaaaaccttttatctcaaaaatgtaaactaagaaaaacagccttttttttaGCGGGTTACAACTCAACTATTTGAGTTTACCCAAAGGGTTTGATAAGCCCAAGGGTTTGCAGAATTTAAAAACTTGAAAATGACccaaattggagttacaaggttttcatgcgacaacagcaatatgaagCTGTGGTGTCGATTCCTGTGTGAGGCTGAAGGAGCTGAAcccacagaacacacagggcaGAGCTTTACTGAGAAACTACTgagaaacaagagagactaacaagagagactaacaagagagactaacaagagagactaaccaagagagactaacaagagagactaacaagagagactaacaagagagactaaccaagagagactaacaagagagactaacaagagagactaacaagagagactaaccaagagactaacaagagagactaacaagagagactaactaagagagactaacaagagagactaaccaagagactaacaagagagactaacaagagagactaaccaagagactaacaagagagactaaccaagagagactaacaagagagactaaccaagagactaacaagagagactaaccaagagactaacaagagagactaacaagagagactaacaagagagactaacaagagagactaaccaagagactaacaagagagactaacaagagagactaacaagagagactaaccaagagactaacaagagagactaacaagagagactaaccaagagactaacaagagagactaaccaagagactaacaagagagactaacaagagagactaacaagagagactaaccaagagactaacaagagagactaactaagagagactaacaagagagactaactaagagagactaacaagagagactaacaagagagactaacaagagagactaaccaagagactaacaagagagactaacaagagagactaacaagagagactaacaagagactaaccaagagagactaacaagagagactaacaagagagactaacaagaaAGACTAACCAAGAGACTAACcaagagactaacaagagagactaacaagagagactaactaagagagactaacaagagagactaaccaagagactaacaagagagactaacaagagagactaaccaagagactaacaagagagactaaccaagagagactaacaagagagactaaccaagagactaacaagagagactaaccaagagactaacaagagagactaacaagagagactaacaagagagactaaccaagagactaacaagagagactaacaagagagactaactaagagagactaacaagagagactaaccaagagactaacaagagagactaacaagagaaaCTAACcaagagactaacaagagagactaaccaagagactaacaagagagactaacaagagagactaacaagagagactaaccaagagactaacaagagagactaactaagagagactaacaagagagactaactaagagagactaacaagagagactaacaagagagactaactaagagagactaacaagagagactaacaagagagactaactaAGAGAGACTAActaagagagactaacaagaaagactaacaagagagactaactaAGAGAGACTAActaagagagactaacaagagagactaacaagagagactaactaagagagactaacaagagagactaactaagagagactaacaagaaagactaacaagagagactaactaagagagactaacaagagagactaacaagagagactaactaagagagactaacaagagagactaacaagagagactaactaAGAGAGACTAActaagagagactaacaagaaagactaacaagagagactaacgagagactaacaagagagactaactaagagagactaacaagagagactaactaagagagactaacaagaaagactaacaagagagactaaccaagagactaacaagagagactaactaagagagactaacaagagagactaactaagagagactaacaagagagactaacaagagagactaactaagagagactaacaagagagactaactaagagagactaacaagagagactaacaagagactaagagagactaacaagagagactaactaagagagactaacaagagagactaacaagagactaagagagactaacaggagagactaacaagagagactaacaagagactaagagagactaacaagagagactaacaagagagactaactaagagagactaacaagagagactaacaagagactaagagagactaacaagagagactaacaagagagactaactaagagagactaacaagagagactaacaagagactaagagagactaacaagagagactaacaagagagactaacaagaaagactaacaagagagactaacaagagagactaactaagagagactaacaagagagactaactaagagagactaacaagagagactaacaagagactaagagagactaacaagagagactaactaagagagactaacaagagagactaacaagagactaagagagactaacaagagagactaacaagagagactaactaagagagactaacaagagagactaacaagagactaagagagactaacaagagagactaacaagagagagaggcagataaactgcaggcaaacagacagactgtaTCAGATAAACTCAAGGTGGGAGAGTGCACTAGCTGGCTGTTcacagtattcccatgatgt
Coding sequences within:
- the LOC139923581 gene encoding transmembrane emp24 domain-containing protein 6-like — its product is MLCGTSCLVVLLLGAAGGGTGPRPDTADQELFWGADQYDFSVVLPAAGMECFWHFAHRGERFYLTFMVQWVTGVGHDRHLSVTVNTPSSLLVSTVDDATGQINFEAEETGFYQMCFNNFHNRFGSMQVFLSFGVYYDGHQDAAKRKEEEKKKKEEVSKDLNNTLTTIEEASHRVESHVFHMFRHYNFGRMRKSADYFLLQTNSRYVSWWSAAQSLVIVAAGYLQLLFLKRLFVTKSCGEAEKPRC